In a genomic window of Bactrocera dorsalis isolate Fly_Bdor unplaced genomic scaffold, ASM2337382v1 BdCtg013, whole genome shotgun sequence:
- the LOC105227600 gene encoding uncharacterized protein LOC105227600, with protein sequence MAIDILKKQEQARQIRYSRSKFRRINSLDQIPEDPGQEQLAHSTNTNTNPALGHQSQLVRRSPRTISASMRQVLLFWPQLLINLTFTIIRYILYIPLSIAAPSFWLSALLWIFWKFVRIPVAFIKWMLNVDSLMDVSTDGPQRNRRTVLISCGSTIQTLHLARNFYSSGSRVVVFEFEGLFGLARFSTAVDKFYIVPRPSPNNVDSYITALCQIVSKEKPSVYIPVCATSPAYYDALAKQHLELLGCASFIPGMNETNVLDDCLEFFKKCTAHNIVVPPHSVLTSPNDLQQLYENNFISNFRNILMAVGFQGLVERFKYLLPNNRVEFKFNHEISENEKWIVIRDLPGEHYITCTTVKDSRVVSNVTCKVEHETKNLIPVTPLHAHGTPVVSDEAQIDFWLKTFFAKVRFQRSINGHMSFRLIKCQGTTQFIPLGVRVGVSLPYICYNRSHAQVLCRTMKCIHRRQLSFTSPDEESALGALTANFRWSSIERSTPTTVLDKREALFAYWDPLPYCAYYHFQLPLKSVKTFLQRRHRSTKTLSPRITMPVH encoded by the coding sequence atGGCGATCGATATTTTAAAGAAACAGGAACAAGCACGTCAAATTCGTTATTCACGATCAAAATTTCGCCGCATCAACTCTTTGGATCAAATACCCGAAGATCCTGGCCAGGAACAGCTCGCGCATTCAaccaataccaatacaaatCCAGCCTTGGGTCATCAATCACAGCTGGTGCGCCGATCACCGCGTACGATTTCTGCTTCTATGCGACAAGTTTTACTCTTTTGGCCACAATTGCTGATCAATTTAACTTTTACGATCATACGGTATATCCTTTATATACCGCTATCGATAGCGGCACCAAGTTTTTGGTTGTCAGCTTTATTGTGGATCTTTTGGAAGTTCGTTCGTATACCTGTGGCTTTTATTAAGTGGATGTTAAATGTCGACTCTTTGATGGATGTATCAACGGATGGACCGCAACGTAATAGACGCACTGTACTAATTAGTTGTGGAAGTACAATTCAAACATTACATCTGGCACGTAACTTTTATTCCTCCGGTTCTCGTGTGGTGGTTTTCGAGTTCGAAGGGCTCTTTGGACTGGCACGTTTCTCCACCGCCGTCGACAAATTCTACATAGTCCCACGACCAAGTCCAAATAATGTAGACAGCTACATAACTGCTTTGTGTCAGATTGTTAGCAAAGAGAAGCCTTCGGTTTATATACCGGTTTGCGCAACGAGTCCTGCCTATTACGATGCACTTGCTAAACAACATTTGGAACTACTTGGCTGTGCCAGTTTCATACCGGGTATGAATGAGACCAACGTTTTAGACGattgtttggaatttttcaaaaaatgtacagCTCATAATATTGTCGTGCCACCCCACTCTGTACTCACTTCCCCAAACGATCTTCAGCAATTGTATGAGAACAATTTCATCAGCAATTTTCGAAATATCCTAATGGCGGTCGGTTTTCAAGGCTTAGTTGAACGTTTCAAATACCTACTACCAAATAATAGAGTGGAATTCAAAtttaatcatgaaataagtGAAAATGAAAAGTGGATTGTGATACGCGATTTGCCGGGTGAACATTATATTACTTGCACAACCGTCAAAGACTCACGAGTTGTTTCGAATGTTACTTGTAAAGTAGAGCATGAAACGAAAAATTTGATACCTGTAACACCATTGCACGCACATGGTACCCCCGTAGTGTCCGACGAAGCTCAAATTGACTTTTGGCTAAAAACATTCTTCGCCAAAGTGCGCTTCCAGCGTAGCATCAATGGGCACATGAGCTTTCGTCTGATTAAGTGTCAAGGCACAACGCAGTTCATTCCACTCGGTGTACGTGTCGGTGTCTCATTACCATATATCTGCTATAATCGATCTCATGCTCAAGTACTCTGCCGCACTATGAAATGCATACATCGAAGACAATTAAGTTTTACAAGTCCAGATGAGGAGTCGGCGCTCGGTGCGTTGACAGCCAATTTCCGCTGGAGCTCTATTGAACGCTCCACTCCGACCACAGTACTTGATAAGAGGGAAGCTCTATTCGCCTATTGGGATCCATTGCCATATTGTGCTTACTACCATTTCCAATTGCCTCTTAAATCCGTCAAGACGTTTTTGCAACGTCGCCATCGATCGACGAAAACTTTATCGCCACGCATAACAATGCCAGTTCATTGA